One genomic segment of Lysobacter sp. 5GHs7-4 includes these proteins:
- a CDS encoding GNAT family N-acetyltransferase — MTIRRAQARDAATLLALIQALAAYEGHAGALLTDEATLTADCERYGAYLAERDGVALGFVSFTVGYSIWWGGEYLALDDLYVADAARGAGVGERLTRAIAGECLSRGYRYARWTVERENAGAQRFYGRLGATLHEKGVCTWRREAMDAALAGAQARA; from the coding sequence GTGACGATACGTCGCGCGCAGGCGCGCGACGCGGCCACGCTGCTGGCCCTGATCCAGGCGCTGGCCGCCTACGAAGGCCATGCCGGCGCGCTATTGACCGACGAAGCCACCCTGACCGCCGATTGCGAACGCTACGGCGCCTACCTGGCCGAGCGCGACGGCGTGGCGCTGGGCTTCGTCTCGTTCACCGTCGGCTATTCGATCTGGTGGGGCGGCGAGTATCTGGCGCTGGACGATCTGTACGTGGCCGACGCGGCGCGCGGCGCCGGCGTCGGCGAACGGCTGACGCGCGCGATCGCGGGCGAGTGCCTGAGCCGCGGTTATCGCTACGCGCGCTGGACGGTGGAACGCGAGAACGCGGGCGCGCAGCGCTTCTACGGCCGCCTGGGCGCGACCTTGCATGAGAAGGGCGTGTGCACCTGGCGCCGCGAGGCCATGGATGCGGCCCTGGCCGGAGCGCAAGCGCGCGCATGA
- a CDS encoding class I SAM-dependent methyltransferase codes for MSAAVRIHERLSWMREVLDPRPADAVLELGCGNGVLAALLLPALPRGHYLGLDRSPSAIAASVWRNSDAVASGAAGFRVADIAKAEPERRYDRIVAVNLNLFWTGDAPELTRMREWLAPHGRLYLAYQPPGADALVRIEAALRANLTRQGYALSEIRRAPLRPAPALCAIAGLD; via the coding sequence ATGAGCGCCGCCGTCCGCATCCACGAGCGCCTGAGTTGGATGCGCGAGGTGCTGGACCCGCGGCCCGCCGACGCCGTGCTGGAGCTGGGCTGCGGCAACGGCGTGCTGGCCGCGCTGCTGCTGCCGGCGCTGCCGCGCGGCCATTACCTGGGCCTGGACCGTTCGCCCAGCGCGATCGCCGCCTCGGTGTGGCGCAACTCGGACGCGGTGGCGTCGGGCGCGGCCGGGTTCCGCGTGGCGGACATCGCCAAGGCCGAACCCGAGCGGCGCTACGACCGCATCGTCGCGGTCAACCTCAACCTGTTCTGGACCGGCGACGCGCCTGAACTCACGCGCATGCGCGAGTGGCTGGCGCCGCACGGTCGGCTGTATCTGGCCTACCAGCCGCCCGGCGCCGACGCGTTGGTCCGCATCGAGGCGGCCTTGCGCGCCAACCTCACACGGCAGGGCTATGCGCTGAGCGAGATCCGGCGTGCGCCGTTGCGCCCCGCGCCGGCGCTGTGCGCGATCGCCGGCCTCGACTGA
- a CDS encoding TetR/AcrR family transcriptional regulator has product MSETTTRRLPKAERREQLLDTALAIVREQGTDALTLGYLAERAGVSKPIAYEHFQTRAGLLIALYRRLDARQAQALERSFERLPKRFAEAARALAQAYLRCYSTAGPEYPALVAALKGDEQMEREQQTLIDDYVARYRNALAPYSSLPAPDLHLRCVGIVGAGDAIAQEWQRGRVDEAAAVASLASLIQRWLSKA; this is encoded by the coding sequence ATGAGCGAGACGACCACCCGACGACTGCCCAAGGCCGAACGGCGCGAACAGCTGCTGGATACCGCGCTGGCGATCGTGCGCGAGCAAGGCACCGACGCGCTCACGCTGGGCTACCTGGCCGAGCGCGCGGGCGTGAGCAAGCCGATCGCCTACGAGCATTTCCAGACCCGCGCCGGTCTGCTGATCGCGCTGTACCGGCGCCTCGATGCGCGCCAGGCGCAGGCGCTGGAGCGCAGCTTCGAACGCTTGCCCAAGCGCTTCGCCGAGGCCGCGCGCGCGCTCGCGCAGGCCTACCTGCGCTGCTACAGCACCGCCGGTCCGGAGTACCCCGCGCTGGTCGCCGCGCTCAAGGGCGACGAGCAGATGGAACGCGAGCAGCAAACGCTGATCGACGATTACGTCGCGCGTTACCGCAACGCGTTGGCGCCCTACTCCTCGCTGCCGGCGCCGGACCTGCACCTGCGTTGCGTCGGCATCGTCGGCGCCGGCGACGCGATCGCGCAGGAATGGCAGCGCGGACGCGTCGACGAGGCCGCCGCCGTCGCCAGCCTGGCGTCGTTGATCCAGCGCTGGCTGTCGAAGGCCTGA